In Paenibacillus segetis, a single window of DNA contains:
- a CDS encoding glycosyltransferase family 2 protein: MIRKRKSRRQLSRRTLSPRLPIRRLFNHPEPLVSIIIPVMNEKTTLPAVLYQASRVHPNSEVIVVANGSTDGTAEIAAKWGARLIRFDEPLGHDVGRRVGAEVAKGEVLLFIDGDMVIPAKELRPFVKATLAGVDVALNGYSGPVEKQEAHPVVLAKYVLNAILSRSDLKGASMTAVPHALSRRCLQTVGSAALEVPPLAYAMAVSRGLNVQAVHTVPVGKLNPVRVRQQASKRKGDPLTTLVAGDHLEALHWLVMEHGARGGFSDLGRQRGRVRG, from the coding sequence ATGATCAGAAAGCGCAAATCACGAAGACAACTTAGCCGGAGGACCCTATCTCCAAGGTTACCGATTCGGCGTTTGTTCAACCATCCTGAGCCTCTGGTCTCCATCATTATTCCGGTGATGAATGAAAAGACTACACTTCCGGCCGTCCTATATCAGGCAAGTCGGGTACATCCTAATAGTGAGGTCATTGTAGTAGCAAATGGCTCAACGGATGGAACGGCTGAAATTGCCGCGAAATGGGGAGCCAGACTAATAAGATTTGATGAGCCGCTTGGTCATGATGTGGGGCGACGAGTTGGCGCTGAAGTTGCCAAAGGAGAAGTATTACTATTTATCGACGGAGATATGGTTATTCCGGCCAAAGAATTACGTCCTTTTGTAAAGGCAACATTAGCTGGGGTTGATGTGGCTTTGAACGGATATTCGGGTCCTGTGGAGAAGCAAGAAGCTCATCCGGTTGTTTTGGCTAAGTATGTGTTGAATGCAATTTTGTCACGTTCAGATCTGAAGGGAGCCTCTATGACCGCTGTTCCCCATGCGTTAAGCCGGCGATGTCTTCAAACCGTTGGTTCTGCAGCGTTAGAAGTTCCTCCACTTGCTTATGCCATGGCGGTGAGTAGGGGGCTTAACGTACAGGCTGTTCATACGGTTCCTGTGGGAAAATTGAATCCGGTCCGAGTCCGGCAGCAAGCCAGCAAGCGGAAGGGCGATCCACTTACTACCCTTGTCGCCGGAGATCATCTAGAAGCCTTGCATTGGCTAGTCATGGAACATGGGGCTCGTGGTGGATTTAGTGATCTTGGTCGTCAACGCGGTAGGGTAAGGGGATGA
- a CDS encoding YheC/YheD family endospore coat-associated protein translates to MGQDQVGILLNTSMYRGIPQRRTGQESISNYEEAAKLYGIMPCFLRLGDIDVKKGVSTAYIFNGRDYVRTVIPTPSVIHNRALYADRAAHKKIRSMISQGKILFNVNNRYSKDVIHRLLSSNPHLCNYLPNTASVSPSSLRMMMNRYSDLILKPIRGSVGHGILRLQRDKEGWKITFPSRSGKGKRGWNTVRLKRGELPNWTWRLLMHVPYLVQERIPLAEFENRPLDIRVTVQRGLHGLWAVTGLFAKVAPQGSFISNIAKGGCAYPVETVLPKIFPPHDVRSIVAHVKTLALTVAAHLSSQFPLLGDLGMDIGLTMDGRPYFIECNGRDQRYGFRKAGLDELWKDSYRKPMSFAWYLLNSPNLAGLPEHIANPYHTRNEIN, encoded by the coding sequence ATGGGGCAGGACCAAGTCGGTATTCTGCTTAATACCAGCATGTACCGGGGAATACCCCAGCGGAGAACCGGCCAGGAATCGATATCTAATTATGAGGAAGCAGCAAAGCTCTATGGAATCATGCCTTGTTTTCTCCGCTTAGGTGATATCGATGTGAAAAAAGGCGTCAGCACAGCCTATATATTTAACGGCCGTGATTACGTTAGGACTGTGATTCCCACACCGTCCGTCATTCACAACCGAGCCCTATACGCCGACCGCGCGGCACATAAAAAAATCCGCAGTATGATCTCTCAAGGCAAGATCCTTTTTAACGTAAACAACCGATACAGCAAAGATGTAATACATCGGCTACTGTCGAGTAACCCGCATCTCTGCAACTATTTACCGAACACTGCCTCTGTGTCTCCTTCTTCCCTACGGATGATGATGAACCGATATTCCGACCTCATTCTTAAGCCCATCCGTGGATCTGTGGGTCACGGTATCTTGAGATTACAGCGTGACAAAGAGGGATGGAAGATCACTTTTCCTTCACGATCAGGCAAAGGCAAGAGGGGATGGAATACTGTTAGACTGAAGCGTGGAGAGCTACCAAACTGGACTTGGCGGTTACTCATGCACGTTCCTTATCTTGTTCAGGAACGCATTCCTCTGGCAGAATTCGAGAATCGGCCCTTGGATATCCGCGTAACCGTTCAACGAGGACTTCATGGACTTTGGGCAGTAACTGGCCTATTCGCTAAAGTTGCTCCACAGGGAAGCTTCATATCAAACATTGCCAAAGGTGGCTGTGCATATCCTGTAGAAACAGTACTACCTAAAATATTTCCACCTCATGATGTTCGCTCTATCGTCGCCCATGTAAAAACGCTCGCCCTTACTGTTGCTGCTCATTTGTCTTCCCAGTTCCCCTTACTCGGTGATCTTGGTATGGATATCGGCCTCACCATGGACGGACGTCCTTACTTCATTGAATGTAACGGACGCGACCAACGTTACGGATTTCGTAAAGCAGGTCTAGATGAACTATGGAAAGACAGCTATCGTAAGCCAATGTCCTTCGCCTGGTATTTGCTTAATAGTCCCAATCTAGCTGGTCTTCCTGAGCATATAGCTAACCCGTACCACACGAGAAATGAAATCAATTAA
- a CDS encoding glycosyltransferase family 2 protein → MRKIRKISQKSSRVGRSALKITYSRRRRVNRGRTAQKQSARPLAHRSTPAYNLTRMEQRAVKAGFIAASVKDRDLLSSEHMQESLKAWYRDNMNLSGGTTVSSVLALSLAYRRGYALASRIPNLGIALPLQGTASAVVSVSNEEQTLPAVLAELRKLPLQEIIVVLNGCTDGSFAVIERDPRMSLISFPTRLGHDVSRALGSAVATGDIILFSDGDMSLLAKDLAAFLIAVDLGVDMALNNLTPFLPSMFSAQDDVTRCKTFLNRALGRSDLRANSMTAVPHALSRRAISTIGTSALIVPPKAQALALVRGLKVSAPHSVNVFRTNRIRSGNTGEGNAVAGLIFGDHMEALAEVMKSEGVRLRHITFSRSTLAKVRNAR, encoded by the coding sequence ATGAGGAAGATTAGAAAAATTTCTCAGAAATCTTCGCGGGTTGGCAGATCAGCTCTGAAGATAACGTATAGCCGTCGTCGTAGAGTGAACAGAGGAAGGACTGCGCAGAAGCAGAGTGCACGACCATTAGCCCATCGTTCAACTCCCGCTTACAATTTGACACGGATGGAGCAAAGAGCAGTAAAAGCTGGATTTATTGCTGCCTCAGTTAAGGATCGGGATCTGTTGTCTTCGGAACACATGCAGGAATCGCTAAAGGCTTGGTACCGTGACAACATGAATTTGAGTGGTGGTACGACAGTTTCCAGTGTGTTGGCTCTTTCTTTAGCTTATCGCCGCGGATATGCCTTAGCATCAAGAATTCCTAATCTCGGAATCGCGCTTCCGCTTCAAGGTACAGCGTCGGCTGTTGTATCCGTCAGCAACGAGGAACAGACGCTACCTGCTGTCTTAGCAGAACTTCGAAAACTCCCATTACAAGAGATTATTGTTGTACTTAATGGCTGTACTGACGGCAGTTTTGCAGTTATAGAGAGGGATCCTCGTATGTCCCTAATTAGTTTCCCAACAAGACTTGGTCATGATGTTTCCCGAGCATTGGGGAGTGCAGTAGCTACGGGGGATATCATTTTATTTAGTGATGGAGATATGTCTTTGCTTGCTAAAGACCTAGCAGCATTTCTTATCGCTGTTGATTTGGGGGTTGATATGGCTCTGAATAACCTGACTCCTTTTCTGCCATCCATGTTTTCTGCACAAGACGATGTTACCCGCTGTAAGACTTTTCTAAATCGGGCGCTTGGCAGGTCCGATCTGAGAGCCAATTCCATGACCGCTGTGCCGCATGCTTTGTCTAGGCGAGCGATTTCTACAATTGGAACTTCGGCTCTAATTGTACCTCCAAAGGCTCAGGCATTGGCTCTTGTGCGCGGACTCAAGGTGAGTGCCCCTCACTCGGTAAACGTGTTTCGAACCAATCGAATTCGTAGTGGAAATACTGGAGAAGGGAACGCTGTTGCCGGACTGATCTTCGGTGATCATATGGAGGCGCTTGCCGAGGTGATGAAATCGGAAGGCGTTCGTTTACGACATATCACGTTCTCTCGAAGCACTCTTGCGAAAGTGAGGAACGCAAGATGA
- a CDS encoding deoxyguanosinetriphosphate triphosphohydrolase family protein, producing the protein MRQHREHPDNIGYETTRATFERDYSRLIHSPTFRRLQGKSQIFGAGTGDYYRTRLTHSLEVAQIAREAARSLLRSYPEVETGQALHPGLIIDPEVVECAAICHDFGHPPFGHKGEEVLQGILKRLIEDKVAKALGTTQGRSQQEIDAVRESIQRKYEHFEGNAHNFRLIMFLEKRENIDGLNLSDAVLLGTNKYPYPSTENKKGVYLREWEYISHIRQLWDIPNGKKTLEAQLMDLCDDIAYSSHDLEDGIKAGKIEVHEHFMEDPYICRLIVEKIKTLEDSVWEGWQEETIGRKTREVLTSFLQVWKAKLPICGNDNSRTRREVKAYWVSLFVNHLGVVDDGGWKKVTFVSEGQEDEDMLRTVSVLKSFAWVTMISDLRVQRLQKRSAWIIKRLWDAFVDSDSSKSIIPSDWLLRFEQDQRSERPIWTWEHMVVDYIAGMTDAYAEKVYNELYGLKVGTIYELD; encoded by the coding sequence ATGAGACAGCACCGCGAACATCCGGATAATATTGGGTATGAGACTACCAGGGCTACTTTTGAGCGCGATTATTCGCGGCTCATTCATTCACCTACCTTTCGGCGTCTACAAGGCAAATCACAAATCTTTGGAGCAGGAACAGGAGACTATTATCGCACGCGATTAACTCATTCACTTGAGGTAGCGCAGATTGCCAGGGAAGCGGCAAGAAGTCTATTACGTTCTTATCCAGAGGTTGAGACGGGACAAGCGCTCCATCCAGGATTAATTATTGATCCCGAAGTGGTAGAATGCGCAGCAATTTGTCATGATTTTGGTCATCCTCCTTTTGGTCATAAAGGTGAAGAGGTGCTACAAGGAATTCTCAAGCGATTAATTGAAGATAAAGTGGCAAAGGCGTTGGGAACTACTCAAGGGCGCTCTCAGCAGGAGATAGATGCGGTTAGGGAATCTATACAGCGTAAATATGAACATTTTGAAGGTAATGCCCACAACTTTCGATTGATTATGTTCTTGGAGAAACGTGAAAATATAGACGGGCTTAATCTTTCGGATGCAGTGCTACTCGGAACCAATAAATATCCTTATCCCAGTACGGAGAATAAGAAGGGTGTATATTTGCGGGAGTGGGAATATATATCGCATATTCGTCAATTATGGGACATCCCGAATGGGAAAAAGACATTGGAAGCTCAACTGATGGATTTATGTGATGATATTGCTTATTCCTCTCACGATCTGGAGGACGGTATTAAGGCTGGAAAAATTGAAGTTCATGAGCATTTTATGGAGGATCCTTATATTTGTCGGCTGATTGTGGAGAAGATTAAGACGTTGGAGGATTCTGTCTGGGAAGGCTGGCAGGAGGAAACGATCGGTAGAAAAACAAGGGAGGTATTAACTTCGTTCTTACAGGTCTGGAAGGCCAAGCTACCGATATGCGGAAATGACAACTCACGGACACGACGGGAAGTTAAGGCTTACTGGGTGAGTCTGTTTGTGAATCATTTAGGTGTTGTTGATGATGGGGGTTGGAAGAAGGTAACTTTCGTATCGGAAGGCCAGGAGGATGAAGATATGCTTCGTACGGTAAGCGTATTGAAAAGCTTCGCCTGGGTGACCATGATTTCTGATTTACGTGTGCAACGGTTGCAGAAACGGAGTGCTTGGATCATTAAACGTCTGTGGGATGCGTTTGTTGATTCGGATTCTTCAAAATCGATTATTCCTAGCGACTGGTTGCTTCGATTCGAGCAAGACCAGCGGAGTGAAAGACCGATTTGGACATGGGAGCATATGGTGGTTGATTATATTGCTGGAATGACTGATGCATATGCTGAGAAAGTCTATAACGAGCTGTATGGATTGAAGGTAGGCACGATATATGAACTAGACTGA
- a CDS encoding sugar phosphate nucleotidyltransferase, which translates to MKGVILAGGTGTRLYPLTRLINKHLLPVGRHPMICYGIERLRQAGITNILIIISKQSAGLYTDYFGSGENFGVNLIYRVQESAGGIAEALDLAEGFVGQKEKFVVLLGDNLFLDDLTPFVEKFKQQPLGTAQVLLKSVDDPRRYGVPVFNTDHPKQIVYIEEKPKKPKSKYSVTGIYMYDDSVFHRIKEINRSARGELEITDVNNLYAHHGQLEYSVLQLWWGDAGTFDSLHEAEVRMRGVLP; encoded by the coding sequence ATGAAAGGTGTGATTTTGGCAGGGGGCACTGGAACACGGTTATACCCGTTAACCCGATTAATTAATAAGCATCTGCTTCCTGTCGGGAGGCATCCCATGATTTGTTACGGCATAGAGCGACTGCGTCAAGCCGGAATTACGAATATTCTCATTATTATTAGCAAGCAATCTGCTGGGTTATATACAGATTACTTTGGTAGCGGTGAAAATTTCGGCGTTAACCTTATCTACCGGGTGCAGGAGTCAGCAGGAGGAATCGCTGAGGCGCTTGATCTTGCAGAAGGCTTCGTTGGTCAGAAGGAAAAATTTGTTGTACTACTTGGAGATAACTTGTTCTTGGATGACTTAACCCCATTTGTGGAGAAATTTAAGCAACAACCTTTAGGCACTGCCCAGGTATTGTTGAAATCAGTTGATGACCCCCGTAGGTATGGAGTTCCCGTATTTAACACGGATCATCCTAAACAGATCGTTTATATCGAGGAGAAGCCAAAGAAACCAAAATCCAAATATTCAGTTACTGGGATCTACATGTATGATGATTCTGTATTCCATAGGATAAAAGAAATCAACCGTTCAGCACGTGGTGAATTGGAAATTACGGATGTTAACAATCTCTACGCTCATCATGGTCAGCTAGAATATAGTGTATTGCAATTGTGGTGGGGAGATGCGGGTACATTTGACTCGTTACATGAGGCCGAAGTCCGCATGAGAGGGGTACTTCCATAG
- a CDS encoding glycosyltransferase family 4 protein, with protein MGNGQKVAVISPGSFVIPSGRSSSVERVIEKVVPLAAGQLQIRIFGLADGQLPAQGSLGNVPCYRLPGGRRYVDSILKHLRKWLPDTVDVHNRPQLAYRLKARLPFTRVYLTLHSTTFISPSYHPEIRTLRMLESVDGLIVNSQYLKDEIMRRFPSLTTEISVNPLGVSLEDFVPRWTPNGELLREARLADFGWDNRKVVLFIGRLLPTKGVHHLLEAFPAILEKEKDAMLIIVGSVFYGVDRETEYVRRLKVLAEPYKDRVIFLPYAPYPRVADWYNLADIVVVPSGDEEAFGLVNVEAMASAVPVVATEVGGIPEIVKDGITGVLLTPGELDHCLGDRIQRLLESEEVRRNMGRAGRELARSRFRWQHTAERWISIMRSQNL; from the coding sequence ATGGGAAATGGACAAAAGGTTGCGGTCATCTCACCAGGATCGTTCGTTATACCTTCGGGAAGAAGTAGCTCCGTGGAGAGGGTCATCGAGAAGGTGGTTCCGCTTGCGGCGGGACAACTACAAATTCGTATTTTTGGATTGGCAGATGGGCAGCTTCCTGCACAAGGTTCTCTTGGAAACGTGCCCTGTTATCGACTACCGGGTGGACGTCGTTATGTTGATTCGATCCTGAAGCATCTTCGTAAATGGCTTCCAGATACTGTAGATGTGCATAATCGCCCTCAGCTAGCTTATCGATTAAAGGCCCGCTTACCATTTACCCGTGTCTACCTGACGCTTCATTCTACTACTTTCATTTCACCTTCTTATCATCCCGAGATTCGTACACTACGGATGCTGGAAAGCGTGGATGGTTTAATTGTGAATAGTCAATATTTAAAAGACGAGATTATGCGGCGGTTTCCTTCCTTAACGACGGAGATCTCTGTTAATCCTCTAGGTGTTAGTCTGGAGGATTTTGTGCCACGTTGGACACCCAATGGAGAGCTGCTACGTGAAGCACGGCTTGCTGATTTCGGCTGGGACAACCGCAAAGTGGTCTTGTTCATCGGCCGCCTCCTTCCAACTAAGGGGGTTCATCATCTACTAGAGGCGTTCCCCGCTATACTGGAGAAGGAAAAAGATGCTATGTTAATCATTGTAGGTAGTGTTTTTTATGGAGTAGATCGAGAAACGGAGTACGTCCGCAGACTGAAAGTGTTGGCTGAGCCGTACAAGGATCGAGTTATTTTTCTCCCGTATGCACCTTATCCAAGGGTGGCAGACTGGTACAATCTAGCTGATATCGTAGTTGTACCTTCTGGAGATGAGGAAGCCTTTGGTTTGGTTAATGTGGAGGCAATGGCTTCAGCGGTTCCAGTTGTAGCAACTGAGGTAGGGGGCATTCCTGAAATTGTGAAGGATGGTATAACAGGGGTACTTTTAACACCAGGAGAGTTGGATCACTGTCTCGGAGATCGTATCCAACGTTTATTGGAGAGTGAGGAAGTGCGCAGGAATATGGGGAGAGCTGGAAGAGAGCTAGCGCGTAGCCGTTTCCGGTGGCAGCATACGGCTGAGCGTTGGATTTCAATCATGAGGAGTCAAAATTTATAA
- a CDS encoding ABC transporter ATP-binding protein — protein sequence MDRDIVAKVRDLRLKFPGEAAFIFKDLSFSVLRGEKILLLGPSGSGKSTLLQVLSGIIPLLIEVPIRCTEKTIPSSWGLLFQDPDTQFCMPYVDEELAFVLENLGVSRSQMSWCMKEVLQQVGLQLNELHIPIDSLSQGMKQRLALASVLLSNPEVLFLDEPSALLDPEGRKQIWESIRVIAEDRTLIIVEHRIEEIIDFVDKVVLFDPMGNILGQGEPEYVFQKFHRELQEYGIWYPGVWEDFLESPAGIKLTEPVRSVPVGEAHSSEPILELASFRGMRYGKSVIEVERAEVYPGDFIAVTGPNGAGKSSLLLSLLGLVPSEGSYLLRGTSMDLIKKRKRKIERTVREIGFVFQNPEFQFIADEVYEEIAYSLKGDVLSLQDETKRVANILTQFGLAGLERRHPYQLSLGQKRRLSVAGAAVLGKSVLLLDEPTFGQDAANTFAILQYCEEMRSRGVAIVMVTHEEMIAEFIATHRWVIQGGRLVVQQETRRVSNQQLVSLEAVAEGGRTM from the coding sequence ATGGATAGAGATATAGTGGCAAAAGTACGTGACCTCAGACTTAAATTCCCAGGAGAAGCGGCATTTATATTCAAAGATCTTTCTTTCAGCGTTCTTCGTGGAGAGAAGATTCTCTTGCTAGGACCTAGCGGGAGTGGGAAATCCACTCTGCTACAAGTGCTTTCAGGCATCATTCCATTGTTGATCGAGGTACCCATCCGTTGTACCGAGAAGACTATCCCATCTTCCTGGGGATTACTGTTCCAGGATCCAGACACGCAGTTCTGTATGCCTTACGTGGATGAAGAATTGGCTTTTGTACTTGAGAATTTAGGGGTATCCCGGTCACAAATGTCTTGGTGTATGAAAGAAGTACTTCAGCAAGTAGGGCTTCAGCTTAATGAGCTTCACATACCAATTGATTCACTGTCGCAGGGGATGAAGCAGCGATTGGCGTTAGCCTCGGTACTACTCAGTAACCCTGAAGTATTGTTTCTCGATGAACCTTCGGCCTTGCTTGACCCAGAAGGTCGTAAGCAAATCTGGGAGTCTATACGAGTGATTGCAGAGGATCGAACCTTGATCATCGTAGAGCACCGTATTGAAGAAATTATTGACTTTGTAGATAAAGTAGTACTATTTGATCCGATGGGAAATATTCTCGGGCAGGGTGAGCCAGAGTATGTGTTCCAGAAGTTTCATCGGGAATTACAAGAGTATGGAATTTGGTATCCCGGAGTATGGGAAGATTTCTTGGAATCCCCCGCTGGTATTAAGCTGACTGAACCGGTAAGGTCCGTTCCTGTCGGGGAGGCACATTCTTCAGAGCCTATTTTAGAGTTGGCATCATTTCGAGGGATGAGGTATGGAAAATCAGTTATCGAAGTTGAACGCGCCGAGGTATATCCGGGTGATTTCATCGCTGTCACAGGTCCGAATGGAGCTGGAAAAAGCTCATTATTACTGAGTCTCTTGGGATTAGTCCCTTCCGAAGGATCTTATTTGCTGAGGGGAACAAGCATGGACCTAATCAAGAAACGCAAGCGAAAGATTGAACGGACTGTCCGTGAGATTGGATTTGTGTTTCAGAACCCTGAGTTCCAGTTCATCGCAGACGAAGTATACGAAGAAATTGCCTACTCTCTTAAGGGGGATGTTTTATCACTTCAGGATGAAACGAAGCGAGTTGCCAATATCTTGACTCAGTTTGGGCTGGCGGGACTAGAACGAAGACACCCGTATCAGTTGTCGCTTGGGCAAAAGAGAAGGTTAAGCGTGGCAGGTGCTGCGGTGCTTGGGAAATCTGTGTTACTACTGGATGAACCTACCTTTGGTCAAGATGCCGCAAACACTTTTGCAATTCTGCAATACTGTGAGGAAATGCGCTCTCGCGGTGTAGCCATTGTAATGGTTACTCATGAGGAAATGATTGCTGAATTTATAGCAACACATCGTTGGGTAATCCAAGGGGGACGATTGGTAGTGCAACAGGAAACGAGGAGAGTTAGTAATCAGCAGCTAGTGTCCCTTGAAGCGGTGGCCGAAGGGGGCAGGACGATGTGA
- a CDS encoding ECF transporter S component: MKNTVVQRRGRTLKLSDLLVTVLISIVLGVVYHFWSSVYNLFSPLFPQADEIVYGMWFLAPTLVFLLIRKPGVALIAEVAAAHVEILFGSQWGIQLVMYSVIQGLAAELVFAAFRYRKFSGGVAALAGIAAAIGSVIPDIYYGYVSDYETWLLIAKYAMRLVSSALIAGYLAYALAKAVEVTGVTSLLRPVEDKDYAALED, from the coding sequence ATGAAAAATACGGTAGTTCAAAGGAGAGGCCGTACTCTCAAGCTGAGTGATCTGCTCGTCACGGTACTTATATCGATCGTTCTTGGTGTGGTGTATCATTTCTGGAGTTCTGTATACAATTTGTTCTCCCCTTTATTTCCACAGGCAGATGAAATTGTCTATGGTATGTGGTTCTTGGCACCAACACTTGTATTTTTACTTATTCGTAAGCCTGGTGTCGCACTGATCGCAGAAGTGGCAGCTGCGCATGTCGAGATTCTGTTTGGGAGCCAATGGGGTATTCAACTTGTCATGTACAGTGTGATTCAAGGTCTTGCTGCCGAATTAGTATTTGCGGCATTTCGTTATCGGAAATTCTCTGGAGGAGTTGCAGCCCTTGCTGGTATTGCTGCTGCTATCGGCTCGGTCATTCCTGATATTTATTATGGATATGTCAGTGATTATGAAACTTGGTTGCTTATAGCTAAATACGCTATGCGTTTGGTTAGTTCCGCTTTAATTGCCGGTTATCTAGCCTATGCACTAGCTAAAGCTGTGGAAGTAACCGGGGTAACCAGTCTGCTCCGCCCTGTAGAAGACAAAGATTATGCGGCGTTGGAAGATTAG
- a CDS encoding glycosyltransferase family 2 protein, with product MRESGLTSIIIPSYNGLHLLTSCVEAIRLHTFEKYEIIVVDNGSSDGTAEYCLREGIILVSIPHNAGFPIACNKGLAIASGDQLLLLNNDVIVSPRWLSKMLLALTSTDNIGIVGPVTNYASGKQQVEVTLNGIEEFTEVVERYNISDPGKWQEVYRIVGMCFLFKRSLLDNIGLLDERFSPGHYEDDDYCYRARLQGYRLLICGDTFVYHVGSASFKTNHPDGWNSLVKRNRGLFIEKWGVDPWGFM from the coding sequence ATGAGAGAATCAGGACTGACTAGCATCATCATTCCTTCATATAATGGTCTTCATCTACTGACATCTTGCGTAGAGGCAATACGACTTCATACCTTTGAAAAGTATGAGATTATCGTTGTTGATAATGGATCAAGTGATGGTACAGCTGAGTACTGCCTTAGAGAAGGGATCATTTTGGTGTCGATACCACATAACGCGGGATTCCCTATCGCTTGTAACAAAGGTCTTGCCATCGCCTCAGGTGATCAGTTGTTGCTATTGAATAATGACGTTATTGTCTCTCCAAGATGGCTCTCAAAAATGCTTCTAGCCTTGACCAGCACGGATAATATTGGGATTGTTGGGCCGGTAACGAATTATGCTAGTGGCAAGCAGCAGGTAGAGGTTACTTTGAACGGGATAGAGGAGTTTACCGAAGTAGTAGAGAGATATAATATCTCTGATCCGGGTAAATGGCAGGAAGTGTACCGTATTGTAGGGATGTGTTTCCTCTTTAAAAGAAGTCTATTAGATAATATAGGCCTATTGGATGAGCGTTTCTCACCAGGTCACTATGAAGATGATGATTATTGTTATAGAGCCAGATTACAAGGATATCGGCTGTTGATTTGCGGAGATACGTTTGTATACCACGTGGGAAGCGCCAGCTTCAAAACTAATCATCCGGATGGATGGAACTCCTTGGTGAAACGTAATAGGGGATTGTTTATTGAGAAATGGGGAGTAGATCCCTGGGGATTTATGTAG
- a CDS encoding energy-coupling factor transporter transmembrane component T family protein, which produces MREFLKPRIVTWMHQANPVTKLVLVVLAFFITLFTHNLDFMMSQTIMFTLLLFFLSGHSPWKVMLITMPFLLVFVSSSSTMILFGKGDHLWWKWGLIRISEESFFRGIHIGFKSVSFGAEGLLFVLTTQSVALFYALMQKAKLPPKYAYSFMASIRLLPMVWEEYQVRRNALYIREVKISRGPRGWIRQAQLYAVPLLAQSIRRAHRVAVAMEAKAFDGRRPRTFYYLSTFSRSDLWVILILIGAFVIAYVGVTAYPTFGISDVRYR; this is translated from the coding sequence GTGAGAGAATTTCTGAAGCCGAGAATAGTGACATGGATGCATCAGGCGAATCCTGTTACGAAACTGGTTCTAGTGGTATTAGCCTTTTTCATAACGTTGTTTACTCATAACTTAGATTTTATGATGAGCCAAACGATCATGTTCACGTTATTGCTATTTTTCTTAAGTGGTCATTCCCCGTGGAAGGTAATGCTCATTACTATGCCTTTTCTATTGGTATTTGTGTCTTCCTCGTCTACGATGATTCTATTCGGTAAAGGGGATCACCTTTGGTGGAAATGGGGGCTGATCCGTATTTCGGAGGAGAGTTTCTTTCGAGGAATTCATATTGGATTCAAATCGGTAAGTTTTGGTGCAGAGGGTCTACTATTTGTATTAACAACTCAATCGGTTGCTTTGTTCTACGCTTTGATGCAGAAGGCTAAGCTTCCACCTAAATATGCGTATAGTTTCATGGCTTCTATTCGTCTATTACCGATGGTATGGGAGGAATATCAAGTTCGGCGAAATGCATTGTATATCCGCGAAGTTAAGATTTCGAGAGGACCCCGGGGTTGGATTAGACAGGCACAGCTATATGCAGTACCTTTATTAGCACAGAGCATTCGCAGAGCGCATCGTGTTGCGGTCGCGATGGAGGCAAAGGCATTTGATGGGAGGCGTCCTAGGACATTCTATTATCTCTCAACCTTCTCGCGAAGTGATTTATGGGTAATTCTCATTCTAATTGGAGCGTTTGTGATTGCCTATGTAGGGGTCACAGCATATCCTACGTTTGGTATCTCAGACGTAAGATATCGATAG